The proteins below are encoded in one region of Tomitella fengzijianii:
- a CDS encoding GNAT family N-acetyltransferase has product MAHTILHNTDLERFEIYVGEEVGAYADYVDFGDTRNFDHTVTKNRFEGQGLASALIERALDTTRSEGKRVVTSCSFVLGFIEAHPQYNDLVA; this is encoded by the coding sequence GTGGCACACACAATCCTGCACAACACGGACCTTGAGCGTTTCGAGATCTATGTGGGCGAGGAGGTGGGCGCGTACGCCGACTACGTCGACTTCGGCGACACCCGCAATTTCGATCACACCGTCACCAAGAACCGTTTCGAAGGTCAAGGACTCGCGTCCGCGCTGATCGAGCGTGCCCTCGACACGACGAGGTCGGAGGGCAAACGGGTGGTCACCTCCTGCAGCTTCGTACTCGGTTTCATCGAGGCGCATCCGCAGTACAACGACCTCGTGGCCTGA
- a CDS encoding lytic transglycosylase domain-containing protein yields the protein MSMTTAVIPASAAPLHASEPAGSDVSAAPVEAPAALTQQSPAGGAAAPAGSTGSLTPHAPPGLPRPAGLPGDVTRGGMPDINFAAYSHAAEVLADEMPQCGIDWTLIAGIGRVESTHADHGATDPQGTLLDPIYGPRLDGSLGGNQTITDTDGGRLDGDAAYDRAVGPTQFIPSTWTQYAADGNGDGEADPQNLYDSALTTGKYLCDGGLDLRDPGNVLTAVLRYNQSTVYADKVLGFAHDYSRM from the coding sequence ATGTCGATGACCACAGCCGTGATTCCGGCCTCCGCGGCGCCGCTGCACGCGTCCGAGCCCGCAGGCTCCGATGTCTCCGCGGCGCCCGTCGAGGCGCCCGCAGCACTCACGCAGCAATCCCCGGCCGGCGGTGCTGCGGCACCCGCGGGGTCCACGGGATCGCTCACCCCGCACGCTCCCCCCGGGCTGCCACGCCCTGCCGGCCTGCCCGGCGACGTCACACGAGGCGGCATGCCGGACATCAACTTCGCGGCATACTCGCACGCCGCCGAGGTCCTGGCCGACGAGATGCCACAGTGCGGCATCGACTGGACCCTCATCGCGGGCATCGGACGGGTCGAATCGACACACGCGGACCACGGCGCCACCGATCCGCAAGGCACCCTCCTCGATCCGATCTACGGGCCGCGCCTGGACGGCAGCCTCGGCGGCAACCAGACGATCACCGACACCGACGGGGGACGCCTCGACGGCGATGCCGCCTACGATCGCGCCGTAGGCCCCACACAGTTCATCCCGTCCACCTGGACGCAGTACGCGGCCGACGGCAACGGTGACGGAGAAGCCGACCCGCAGAACCTCTACGACTCCGCCTTGACCACCGGCAAGTACCTGTGCGACGGGGGGCTCGACCTGCGCGATCCCGGTAACGTCCTCACCGCGGTGCTGCGGTACAACCAGTCGACCGTCTACGCCGACAAGGTCCTCGGATTCGCGCACGATTACAGCAGGATGTAG
- a CDS encoding carboxylesterase/lipase family protein encodes MSDGSEGRGAGTAARREAGDTPSLVVEPPCGAVRGHLDRWAGTTEEGMREVFAWRGIPYAAPPVGMRRFRAPEPAAGWNGVRDCAEFGPVCPQAEGMPIEAELVRDEDCLNLNVWAPRPDRGLRPVLVWIHGGAYFLGAGSQGIYRGQRLAAEGDAVVVTFNYRLGVLGFVSLDSMSTDAGAFDSNVGLRDQLAVLEWVRDNITAFGGDPDNVTVFGESSGGGAVTTLMAVPRAEGLFHRAIAQSSPATSVYGMRRAESLARRLLALLGVAADRVDELRAMPVSALAVASGRLSADVSGSDPGTLAMAPVVDGDLVPRYPVAAFQKGLAHRVPLIIGTNRDEASIFRLLRMQMMPVTPQSVYQMLAGVLAANPDVSPERVAAIMSGYRELPRTRGAVAVSQDAAFRMPAVWIAEAHSRFAPTWLYRFDHASPMLRAARVGAGHATEVPYVFGTFGAMRRDPTFVLGGRRAAERVAARTRSRWLTFARTGRPDGDGAADSWAGYDERGRRTLLIDRRDQVVVDPDRRARSLWGSRVLGFP; translated from the coding sequence ATGAGCGACGGTTCCGAGGGCCGCGGGGCCGGAACGGCGGCGCGGCGGGAGGCGGGGGACACCCCTTCACTGGTGGTCGAGCCGCCCTGCGGTGCGGTGCGCGGGCACCTCGACCGGTGGGCGGGCACGACGGAAGAAGGGATGCGGGAGGTCTTCGCGTGGCGGGGCATCCCCTACGCCGCCCCGCCGGTGGGGATGCGGCGGTTCCGGGCGCCGGAGCCGGCCGCCGGGTGGAACGGGGTGCGCGATTGCGCAGAGTTCGGGCCCGTCTGCCCGCAGGCGGAGGGTATGCCCATCGAGGCCGAACTCGTCCGTGACGAGGACTGCCTCAACCTGAACGTGTGGGCTCCGCGGCCGGACCGTGGCCTACGGCCCGTGCTCGTGTGGATCCACGGGGGAGCGTACTTCCTGGGGGCGGGTTCGCAGGGGATCTACCGGGGGCAACGGCTGGCCGCGGAGGGGGACGCGGTGGTGGTGACCTTCAACTACCGGCTGGGAGTCCTGGGGTTCGTCTCTCTGGACTCGATGTCCACCGATGCAGGCGCCTTCGACTCCAACGTCGGGTTGCGTGACCAGCTCGCGGTGCTGGAGTGGGTGCGGGACAACATCACCGCCTTCGGCGGCGACCCGGACAACGTGACGGTCTTCGGAGAATCGTCAGGCGGCGGCGCGGTCACCACACTGATGGCGGTGCCGCGCGCGGAGGGGTTGTTCCACCGGGCGATCGCGCAGAGCTCGCCGGCCACCTCCGTGTACGGCATGCGGCGAGCCGAGTCCCTGGCCCGTCGACTGCTGGCACTTCTGGGCGTGGCGGCCGACCGCGTGGATGAGCTGCGGGCGATGCCGGTGTCCGCGCTCGCCGTGGCGAGCGGCCGGTTGTCCGCGGACGTGTCCGGATCCGATCCGGGCACCCTGGCCATGGCTCCCGTGGTGGACGGGGACTTGGTGCCGCGGTATCCGGTGGCCGCCTTCCAGAAGGGTTTGGCGCATCGGGTGCCGCTGATCATCGGAACCAATCGTGACGAGGCGTCGATCTTCCGACTACTGCGTATGCAGATGATGCCGGTGACGCCGCAGTCGGTGTACCAGATGCTGGCGGGTGTGCTCGCCGCGAATCCGGACGTTTCGCCCGAGCGGGTGGCCGCGATCATGTCCGGATACCGGGAGTTGCCGCGTACGAGGGGCGCTGTCGCAGTCTCGCAGGACGCCGCGTTCCGGATGCCCGCAGTGTGGATCGCGGAGGCCCACAGCCGTTTCGCGCCGACGTGGCTGTACCGGTTCGATCACGCCTCGCCAATGCTGCGCGCGGCCCGCGTGGGTGCGGGGCATGCCACGGAGGTTCCGTATGTTTTCGGAACGTTCGGGGCGATGCGTCGGGATCCGACGTTCGTGTTGGGAGGCAGACGCGCGGCGGAACGGGTTGCTGCGCGGACCCGCTCGCGTTGGCTGACGTTCGCCCGCACCGGCAGGCCCGACGGAGACGGCGCTGCCGATTCGTGGGCGGGCTACGACGAGCGCGGGCGCCGGACGCTGCTGATCGACCGCCGGGACCAGGTGGTGGTGGATCCGGATAGGAGGGCGCGGTCGTTGTGGGGTAGCAGAGTGCTGGGGTTCCCCTGA
- a CDS encoding DUF4232 domain-containing protein, which yields MVLALAAAITVAGCESAITEPSAQETTVPSLQARATQPSRAERTPQAIPTPVTTPSAPHPSASPPPAAPPPAAPATPAAGPPPGADAPACSSGALDVAFGRVGGAAGSTILTLVFTNTSATSCTLFGFPGVSYVGEDGTTQVGSAAVRSPRPEQTVLVAPGNSASAQVRAANVQNYPAEECRPTAVSGLRVYPPGDTGSVVLPHATTGCATKSPNVTQLDVTPVVPGNGS from the coding sequence GTGGTACTGGCGCTCGCGGCCGCCATCACCGTCGCCGGCTGCGAAAGCGCGATCACCGAACCTTCCGCGCAGGAGACGACCGTTCCGTCGCTGCAGGCCCGTGCGACGCAGCCGAGCCGGGCCGAGCGGACCCCGCAGGCCATACCCACCCCCGTCACCACGCCGTCCGCGCCGCATCCATCCGCGTCGCCCCCGCCTGCGGCGCCTCCACCCGCGGCTCCTGCGACGCCCGCCGCCGGCCCGCCCCCCGGCGCGGACGCTCCGGCCTGTTCCTCCGGCGCGTTGGACGTGGCGTTCGGGCGAGTGGGCGGCGCGGCGGGCTCGACGATTCTCACTCTCGTGTTCACCAACACCTCGGCGACGTCGTGCACCCTGTTCGGGTTCCCCGGCGTCTCCTACGTCGGGGAGGACGGCACGACGCAGGTGGGATCCGCCGCCGTCCGCTCGCCGCGCCCCGAGCAGACCGTGCTGGTCGCCCCGGGGAACAGCGCATCGGCGCAGGTGCGCGCTGCGAACGTACAGAACTATCCGGCCGAGGAATGCCGACCGACAGCCGTATCCGGGCTGCGGGTCTATCCGCCCGGCGATACCGGCTCGGTGGTCCTCCCGCACGCGACCACCGGGTGCGCCACGAAGTCCCCGAACGTGACGCAGCTCGACGTCACGCCGGTCGTGCCCGGCAACGGCTCCTGA
- a CDS encoding uracil-DNA glycosylase codes for MDGSELLPHPLVGGAFPSPVPPGTGWPDDPADSSTPVAATPAQAASLAGAAVDLDTLDARISVCRACPRLVSWREEAAVTKRKSFADQPYWGRPVPGFGDEAPEILVVGLAPAANGSNRTSRMFTGDRAGDWLYAALYRAGFAAIPTSTHVGDGQRLRRVRIMSAVRCAPPGNKPATAERDACAPWMAAELAFVLPTVRVIVALGGYGWDAALRSLRDAGVRIPRPKPRFGHGARAEVETSDGRRIIVLGCFHPSQQNTFTGRLTERMLDELFADAKALCATRGVARGE; via the coding sequence GTGGACGGTTCGGAACTGCTGCCGCACCCGCTCGTCGGGGGAGCATTCCCTTCCCCGGTACCGCCCGGCACCGGGTGGCCGGATGACCCGGCCGACTCCTCGACGCCGGTGGCGGCCACCCCCGCCCAGGCCGCATCGCTCGCCGGCGCCGCGGTCGATCTCGACACGCTCGACGCTCGTATCTCGGTGTGCCGGGCGTGCCCGCGGCTGGTCTCCTGGCGTGAAGAGGCCGCCGTCACCAAGCGGAAGTCGTTCGCCGATCAGCCGTACTGGGGGCGTCCTGTGCCCGGGTTCGGCGATGAGGCCCCGGAGATCCTGGTCGTGGGCCTCGCGCCGGCGGCGAACGGCTCCAACCGCACCTCGCGGATGTTCACCGGCGACCGCGCAGGCGATTGGCTCTACGCCGCGTTGTACCGGGCGGGTTTCGCCGCCATCCCCACGAGCACGCACGTGGGGGACGGTCAACGGCTGCGCCGCGTGCGCATCATGTCCGCGGTGCGGTGCGCGCCGCCCGGCAACAAGCCTGCCACGGCCGAGCGGGATGCGTGCGCGCCGTGGATGGCGGCCGAGCTCGCGTTCGTCCTGCCGACGGTGCGGGTCATCGTCGCGCTCGGGGGCTACGGATGGGACGCGGCACTGCGCTCGTTGCGCGATGCCGGAGTGCGGATACCCAGGCCCAAGCCCCGGTTCGGGCACGGCGCGCGGGCCGAGGTCGAGACCTCCGACGGACGTCGCATCATCGTGCTGGGCTGCTTCCACCCCAGCCAGCAGAACACCTTCACCGGCAGGTTGACGGAGCGGATGCTCGACGAGCTGTTTGCGGACGCGAAAGCGCTGTGCGCAACGCGCGGCGTGGCGCGCGGCGAGTAG
- a CDS encoding CobW family GTP-binding protein yields the protein MTAAPVPVVVLAGFLGAGKTTLLNHLLSNSIGVRLGVIVNDFGAVGIDALLVAGQVDGVVDLGNGCVCCAVDGDELDVALARIARSPRGVDAIVIEASGLAEPRSLIRMVVGSASRDIRYGGLIEVVDAASFPETRRLHPELDAHVRLADLVVIGKTDQVSPADLAAVREAVSSVCGPVPVIETSHGRVDPSLLFDEQRHAAAPESPRQMTLDDMLRDPLSGTAGGGGEEPDAAAPHLHAGYDTVSYIHDGPLHPRRLAALLEDAPAGLYRTKGLVALADPEDCGTFEIQTVGRYIHARRRSNGVSGDRLSDAAGAPSPGTRLVAIGTGIDEPALIAALDACRIRADEPPDTQAMLSILRYLD from the coding sequence GTGACCGCAGCACCCGTGCCGGTGGTCGTCCTGGCCGGGTTCCTCGGTGCCGGCAAGACGACACTGCTCAACCACCTGCTGTCGAACTCGATCGGCGTGCGCCTCGGCGTCATCGTCAACGACTTCGGGGCCGTCGGGATCGACGCTCTGCTCGTGGCGGGGCAGGTGGATGGGGTGGTCGACCTCGGGAACGGATGCGTGTGCTGCGCCGTGGACGGGGACGAACTCGATGTCGCTCTGGCACGAATCGCCCGCTCACCCCGCGGCGTCGACGCGATCGTGATCGAGGCCAGCGGGCTCGCCGAGCCGCGCAGCCTCATCCGCATGGTCGTCGGCAGCGCCTCCCGTGACATCCGGTACGGCGGGCTGATCGAGGTCGTCGACGCCGCGTCCTTCCCGGAAACCCGCCGGCTGCATCCGGAACTCGACGCGCACGTGCGGCTGGCGGACCTCGTGGTCATCGGAAAGACCGATCAGGTCTCCCCCGCCGATCTCGCCGCGGTCCGTGAGGCCGTCTCGTCGGTGTGCGGTCCGGTCCCCGTGATCGAGACGTCCCACGGCCGCGTCGACCCCTCGTTGCTCTTCGACGAGCAACGGCACGCCGCGGCGCCGGAATCGCCACGCCAGATGACGCTCGATGACATGCTGCGCGACCCGCTGAGCGGCACCGCGGGCGGCGGCGGGGAAGAACCCGACGCCGCGGCACCGCACCTCCATGCCGGGTACGACACCGTCTCCTACATCCACGACGGGCCCTTGCACCCGCGCCGGCTGGCCGCCCTCCTCGAAGACGCGCCTGCGGGCCTGTACCGGACCAAAGGCCTCGTGGCCCTGGCGGATCCGGAGGATTGCGGCACCTTCGAGATCCAGACCGTCGGCCGGTACATCCATGCCCGGCGGCGTTCCAACGGCGTATCCGGGGATCGGCTGTCGGATGCGGCCGGCGCGCCCTCCCCCGGCACCCGGCTGGTCGCCATCGGTACGGGGATCGACGAACCGGCGCTGATCGCAGCGCTCGACGCCTGCCGGATACGTGCGGACGAGCCGCCGGATACGCAGGCGATGCTCTCGATCCTGCGCTACCTCGATTGA
- a CDS encoding DUF309 domain-containing protein, whose protein sequence is MTRHDPEQRSSARADPTPRRRARDARGRAQNDRPRDALGRPLPHGATGVPRQPEGIARTPEETLDLGQDLLDHHRPFHAHDVFEDHWKQTAGADKPLWRGLAQLAVGITHAARGNPAGAAAVLDRAATTISPFAAAPPFGVDVPGIRAWCADRSARLDSARSQPEPTWLEPPRLQAGRQDGFASRSGAPETGGPQ, encoded by the coding sequence GTGACCCGCCACGACCCTGAGCAGCGCTCATCCGCACGTGCCGACCCGACCCCGCGTCGACGCGCACGCGACGCACGCGGGCGCGCGCAGAACGACCGCCCGCGCGACGCCCTGGGGCGGCCGCTCCCGCACGGCGCCACCGGCGTGCCCCGCCAGCCGGAAGGCATTGCGCGCACCCCGGAAGAGACGCTGGACCTCGGCCAGGACCTGCTCGACCACCACCGGCCGTTCCACGCGCACGACGTGTTCGAGGACCACTGGAAGCAGACGGCCGGCGCCGACAAACCCCTATGGCGCGGCCTTGCCCAGTTGGCGGTCGGAATCACCCACGCGGCGCGCGGGAACCCTGCCGGAGCCGCCGCCGTCCTGGACCGCGCCGCCACCACGATCTCACCGTTCGCCGCGGCGCCGCCGTTCGGCGTCGACGTGCCGGGTATCCGCGCCTGGTGCGCCGACCGGTCAGCACGACTCGACAGCGCCCGATCGCAGCCTGAGCCGACCTGGCTCGAACCCCCACGGCTGCAGGCAGGCCGCCAGGACGGCTTCGCCAGCCGCAGCGGCGCACCGGAGACGGGTGGCCCGCAGTGA
- a CDS encoding tellurite resistance/C4-dicarboxylate transporter family protein, whose amino-acid sequence MTTSTDTSPDPDLAPRDLWRGAFAFVMATGIVSTAILNNGAHIVAAVMFTVANVTYFTLTVRVLFRWEHHRAAGDGGFMTLTFVAASGVLGAHYAFLDLRIAALAFVVIAIASWVILGYTVTARTVAAAANAKRGSFTDELSQVDGTWFLWVVSTQSVAVVCGAYATHFGSHGLATFAALCWSVGVVKFGLIASLEFSRLMLHRLAPRETVAPYWIFMGSAAITVLAGAQILGLSSEQSLLEPDVVATVSMVLWSFSTWLVPLLIVLFVWQLSRRPGVPRFRTAWWSMVFPIGMYGEASRQLGTIHGTGWLADVGRWEAWFALVIWALTCTVLLTQLAASHRAARSRTMHA is encoded by the coding sequence GTGACGACGTCGACAGACACCTCCCCGGACCCCGACCTCGCACCGCGGGATCTCTGGCGCGGGGCCTTCGCCTTCGTCATGGCCACGGGGATCGTCTCCACGGCGATCCTGAACAACGGCGCACACATCGTCGCGGCCGTGATGTTCACCGTCGCAAACGTGACGTACTTCACTCTCACGGTACGGGTGCTGTTCCGCTGGGAACATCACCGGGCGGCCGGCGACGGCGGCTTCATGACACTGACCTTCGTGGCCGCGTCGGGAGTTCTCGGAGCGCACTACGCGTTCCTCGATCTTCGGATCGCCGCGCTGGCCTTCGTCGTCATCGCCATCGCCTCGTGGGTGATCCTCGGATACACCGTCACCGCCCGCACCGTCGCCGCGGCCGCCAACGCGAAGCGCGGCTCGTTCACCGACGAGCTGTCGCAGGTCGACGGCACGTGGTTTCTCTGGGTCGTCTCGACGCAGTCCGTCGCCGTGGTCTGCGGCGCGTACGCGACGCATTTCGGCTCCCACGGTCTGGCGACGTTCGCGGCATTGTGCTGGTCGGTGGGAGTCGTCAAGTTCGGTTTGATCGCGTCCCTCGAATTCTCCCGACTCATGTTGCACCGCCTCGCGCCCCGCGAGACCGTGGCCCCCTACTGGATCTTCATGGGCTCGGCGGCGATCACGGTCCTCGCCGGCGCCCAGATCCTGGGGCTGAGCTCGGAGCAGTCCCTCCTCGAGCCGGACGTTGTCGCCACCGTATCCATGGTCCTGTGGTCTTTCTCCACGTGGCTTGTCCCGCTCCTGATCGTGCTGTTCGTCTGGCAGCTGTCACGCCGCCCCGGCGTTCCTCGTTTCCGGACGGCCTGGTGGTCGATGGTGTTCCCGATCGGCATGTACGGCGAGGCCAGCCGGCAACTCGGGACCATCCACGGCACCGGCTGGCTCGCCGACGTGGGCCGATGGGAGGCATGGTTTGCCCTCGTCATATGGGCTCTGACCTGCACGGTACTGCTAACGCAGCTGGCCGCCTCCCACCGTGCGGCACGATCACGCACAATGCATGCGTGA
- a CDS encoding Re/Si-specific NAD(P)(+) transhydrogenase subunit alpha, with protein sequence MVGVVRETNDGERRVALVPKVVGKLAGKGVQVVVEAGAGAGALIPDDAYVEAGAQIGDPWSADVVAKVAAPDAGELARMRPEQTLIGFLNPRGNADGIKEIAAAGVQAFAVEAIPRISRAQAMDALSSQGNVSGYKAVIVAASESTRFFPMLTTAAGTVKPATVLVLGVGVAGLQALATAKRLGGRPTGYDVRPEVADQVRSVGAQWLDLGIDAAGEGGYARELTEAERDQQQQALEDAIKGFDVVITTALVPGRPAPRLVTAAAVEGMRPGSVIVDLAGETGGNCELTEPGQTVVKHGVTIVSPLNLPATMPEHASELYSRNVQELLELMLDDDARLAPDFSDEILAAACVTRTEEDH encoded by the coding sequence GTGGTGGGCGTGGTTCGGGAGACGAACGACGGCGAGCGCCGCGTGGCTTTGGTGCCGAAGGTAGTGGGCAAGCTGGCCGGCAAGGGCGTGCAGGTGGTCGTCGAGGCGGGCGCCGGCGCGGGGGCGTTGATTCCCGACGACGCCTATGTCGAGGCCGGAGCGCAGATCGGTGATCCCTGGTCTGCGGACGTGGTGGCCAAGGTCGCCGCGCCGGATGCGGGCGAGCTTGCCCGCATGCGTCCGGAGCAGACGCTGATCGGGTTTCTGAACCCGCGCGGAAACGCCGACGGCATCAAGGAGATCGCGGCGGCGGGCGTCCAGGCGTTCGCGGTCGAGGCGATCCCCCGGATCTCTCGCGCGCAGGCGATGGACGCGTTGTCCTCGCAGGGCAACGTGTCCGGCTACAAGGCGGTGATCGTCGCAGCCTCGGAATCGACCCGGTTCTTCCCGATGCTCACCACGGCGGCGGGCACGGTCAAGCCGGCCACTGTGCTGGTCCTCGGCGTCGGCGTGGCCGGGCTGCAGGCGCTGGCCACGGCCAAGCGCCTGGGCGGACGCCCCACCGGCTATGACGTGCGCCCGGAGGTGGCCGATCAGGTGCGGTCCGTCGGTGCGCAGTGGCTGGATCTGGGTATCGACGCCGCCGGTGAGGGCGGTTACGCCCGCGAGCTCACCGAGGCCGAACGTGATCAGCAGCAGCAGGCCCTCGAGGACGCGATCAAGGGGTTCGACGTGGTGATCACCACCGCGCTGGTGCCGGGGCGCCCGGCCCCGCGGCTGGTGACTGCCGCCGCTGTCGAGGGTATGCGCCCGGGCAGCGTGATCGTCGATCTGGCCGGTGAGACCGGCGGCAACTGCGAGCTCACCGAGCCCGGGCAGACCGTGGTCAAGCATGGGGTGACGATCGTGTCGCCGCTGAACCTGCCGGCGACGATGCCCGAGCATGCGAGCGAGTTGTATTCGCGCAATGTCCAGGAGCTGCTCGAGCTGATGCTCGACGACGACGCGCGCCTGGCCCCGGATTTCTCCGATGAGATCCTCGCCGCGGCGTGCGTGACCCGGACCGAGGAGGACCACTGA
- a CDS encoding NAD(P) transhydrogenase subunit alpha: MYTGLLANIAILVLAGFVGFAVISKVPNTLHTPLMSGTNAIHGIVVLGALVVLGSLPADAGWGVRIIAFVALVFGTLNVIGGFAVTDRMLGMFKGKKEAAK; the protein is encoded by the coding sequence ATGTACACCGGACTGTTGGCGAACATCGCGATCCTGGTGCTGGCCGGGTTCGTCGGGTTCGCCGTGATCTCGAAAGTCCCGAACACCCTGCACACCCCGCTGATGTCGGGCACCAACGCCATCCACGGCATCGTCGTGCTCGGCGCGCTGGTCGTGCTCGGTTCGCTGCCTGCGGACGCGGGATGGGGCGTACGGATCATCGCGTTCGTGGCGCTGGTGTTCGGCACGCTCAACGTGATCGGCGGCTTCGCCGTCACCGACCGCATGCTGGGCATGTTCAAGGGTAAGAAGGAGGCGGCCAAGTGA
- a CDS encoding NAD(P)(+) transhydrogenase (Re/Si-specific) subunit beta → MILAAAHTASEGLHYTVLALYIVAFGMFIYGLMGLTGPKTAVRGNWIAAVGMLIAVAATLLQVYNDGAVSDDGHGRVGVPAINWILIAVGLVLGVVLGVPPALKTKMTAMPQLVALFNGVGGGTVALIAWAEASETNGFLNFHGVEPASPMVVGSLIAAIIGSISFWGSLVAFSKLQEIMPKGLEKFATGNAKWFQLANMVLLVVSIALAVVMGVRAATNDGTSIWWMVGLLIAAGIMGLFVVLPIGGADMPVVISLLNAMTGLSAAAAGIALDNTALIVAGMIVGASGSILTNLMAKAMNRSIPAILFGAFGGGDAAAGPAGDAGGTVKSTSAADAAIQMAYANQVIVVPGYGLAVAQAQHTVKEMASLLEDKGVEVKYAIHPVAGRMPGHMNVLLAEADVEYDAMKEMDDVNGEFGRTDVAVVIGANDVTNPAARNDPSSPIHGMPILNVDQARSTIVLKRSMSTGYAGIDNPLFYADGTSMLFGDAKKSVESVIEELKGL, encoded by the coding sequence GTGATCCTTGCTGCTGCGCATACCGCCAGCGAGGGGCTGCACTACACCGTCCTCGCTCTCTACATCGTCGCGTTCGGCATGTTCATCTACGGCCTGATGGGGCTGACCGGGCCCAAGACCGCGGTCCGCGGCAACTGGATCGCCGCGGTGGGCATGCTCATCGCGGTGGCCGCCACGCTGTTGCAGGTTTACAACGACGGCGCCGTCTCCGACGACGGGCATGGCCGGGTCGGCGTGCCCGCGATCAACTGGATCCTCATCGCCGTGGGCCTGGTCCTGGGCGTGGTGCTCGGAGTCCCGCCGGCGCTCAAGACCAAGATGACCGCGATGCCGCAGCTCGTCGCCCTGTTCAACGGGGTCGGCGGCGGCACCGTCGCCTTGATCGCCTGGGCCGAGGCCTCGGAGACGAACGGCTTTTTGAACTTCCACGGTGTCGAGCCGGCCTCGCCGATGGTGGTCGGATCGCTGATCGCCGCGATCATCGGTTCGATCTCGTTCTGGGGCTCGTTGGTGGCGTTCTCCAAGCTGCAGGAGATCATGCCCAAGGGGCTCGAGAAGTTCGCCACCGGCAACGCGAAGTGGTTCCAGCTGGCGAACATGGTGCTGCTGGTCGTTTCGATAGCGCTCGCCGTGGTGATGGGCGTGCGCGCGGCGACCAACGACGGCACGTCGATCTGGTGGATGGTGGGCCTGCTCATCGCCGCCGGGATCATGGGCCTGTTCGTGGTGCTGCCGATCGGCGGCGCGGACATGCCGGTGGTGATTTCGCTGCTCAACGCGATGACCGGCCTGTCCGCGGCGGCGGCGGGCATCGCGCTCGACAACACGGCGCTGATCGTGGCGGGCATGATCGTCGGCGCGTCGGGGTCGATCCTGACCAACCTGATGGCCAAGGCGATGAACCGGTCGATCCCGGCGATCTTGTTCGGCGCGTTCGGCGGCGGCGACGCCGCGGCGGGCCCGGCCGGCGATGCGGGCGGCACGGTCAAGTCCACCTCGGCGGCGGATGCGGCGATCCAGATGGCCTACGCCAACCAGGTGATCGTGGTCCCCGGCTACGGCCTGGCCGTGGCGCAGGCGCAGCACACGGTCAAGGAGATGGCCAGCCTGCTCGAGGACAAGGGCGTCGAGGTCAAGTACGCCATCCACCCGGTCGCCGGCCGGATGCCGGGGCACATGAACGTGCTGCTGGCCGAGGCGGACGTGGAATACGACGCGATGAAGGAGATGGACGATGTCAACGGCGAGTTCGGCCGTACCGATGTCGCCGTCGTGATCGGCGCGAACGACGTCACCAACCCGGCGGCGCGCAATGATCCGTCCTCGCCGATTCACGGCATGCCGATCCTGAATGTGGATCAGGCCCGCTCGACGATCGTGCTCAAGCGGTCGATGAGCACCGGCTACGCGGGCATCGACAACCCGTTGTTCTACGCGGACGGCACGTCGATGCTCTTCGGCGACGCGAAGAAGTCCGTCGAGTCCGTCATCGAGGAACTCAAAGGACTCTGA